AAAAACTTGTCCTTGCACTAGTTACTGCATCCCATAAATTACATCCCTACTTCGATTCTCATACAATTTATGTGATAACTAATTATCCTCTTAAGACCATCATGAGAAAACCAGAATTGTCAGGGAGGATGGCTAAATGGTCCGTGCACTTGAGCGGATacgatttgaagtttgaaccccGTACGGCCATAAAGTCTCAGGCTCTGGCAGACTTTGTGTCTGACTTCTACCCAGCACTCTAGACCCAGGCAGAACAGGACATTCTGAGTCTGGAAGAAGATAAAGGAGAACAAGTGTGGGAGCTGCATGTGGACGGAGTCTCAAATGCCAAGGAAGCAGGAGTAGGACTGGTCCTCAAGTCACCCCAGGGAGATCTCATAGTCCAGGCTgtacgatgtgaattcaaggccacAAACAACGAAGCGGAATATGAGGCATTGATCCTGGGTCTGAAGCTGGCTCTGGATCTGAAAATCAGACACCTTTAGGTTTGTAGTGATTCTAAACTTATAGTTAACCATGTTAATGATTGCTATGAGGCCAGGGATCCCAGGATGATGGCATATCTAGACGTAGCAAAGGAGCTGAAAATCAGATTCGCCACGttcaacatcaagcaaatcccCAGGGATCAGAACGTAGAAGCAGACACACTAGCCAccctgggggcaaccttcaaagCAGGAACCATCTCCACAATACCAATTGTCCACCTGCTGGAGCCAGCAACACTAAAATCTTAGCAGGAAGCTGAAGTGGTGTGCAGCATCACCAATGAAGAAAATACTCCAGACTggaagaaaccatacctggacTGGCTGCAGAATGATATCCTGCCAGCAGAAAGAAAGGAGGTAAGGAGCTTCAGAATGAGAGCATCCAGATTCATACTATTTGACGGTGTTCTGTTCAGGAAGTCCCTCGCCGGACCCTGCCTCAGATACCTGGATCGGGAAGAGTCtcaggctgttttgcatgctctccacagtggagaatgtggaaaccatgcagggggcaggagcctgtccaacaaggcactggggcagggatacttctggcccacaatgcgcaaagatgTCATGGAATTCGCAAAAAGATGTGACGCTTGTCAGAGGCACGCCCACGTTAGCCACCAGCTAACAGAGCCTCTGCACCAGGTTATCTCACCATGGCCCTTcatgaaatggggaatggacatcgtgggaccactacccagagcaccaggaaaaaagtctatatgctcgccatgacggactacttctccaaatggatagaagcagaatcattctcccaggttacagaaacccaggtgatatccttcattaaacgcaatatcatatgcaggtttggcattccatctgagattatatgtgataacgggtcccaattcattggaaataagacataagctttttgtgctaggtggaatatctcgttgcagaaatctactcctaggaacccccagtccaacggacaagctgaatccagcaataagatTATCGTGGAAAACTTGAAAAAGAAGCTGGAGGAGATTGGGGGCAAATGGGCAGAAGAGCTACCTCTGGTTCTCTGGGCTGACAAAACCACACCAAAGGTTGCAACGGGACAAactcccttcagcctggtgttcggAGCAGAAGCAGTCATCCCATCCGAAGTTAGGGTCCCAacccacagatatggatgcataataGAAGATCGGAATCAGGTGGAAATGGCAAACAGTCTGGACACGATAGACGAACTCAGAACCAGCGCCCAAATCAGGATGGCTTCATACAGACAGACTGTGGCTAGAAGCTATAACAAGAATATAATAGTAAGAACCCTGTAGGTAGGAGATCTGGTCATGAGGAAAGTCTTCCAGAATACCAAGAACCAGCAAGCaggaaaattcgcctacaaatgggaggggccataccaagtagaaagcacagttggaaatggagcctaccgactcatgactatggaaggacaaatggttcccagatcctggaatatcACCCACTTGAAAAAATATTTCACTTAAGTCACCAGCATGGTCAACAACTGGGTACTCAGCCTACCAGATACAGCTCAGCCACTAGATATTGCCTTAAATATTTTCTGGCTCTAAATTTTTTTTCTGTCTCTAAGTATTTTTATGTCTCCAAATATTTTTCTGGCTCTAAATATTTTCCTATATCTAAATATTTTTCTGTCCCTAAATATTTTTCTGGATCTGAATATTTTCTGACTCTGAATATTTTTCTGGTTCTAAATGTTATTTTTGAATTCGACATTTCTGGTTCTGGAACAACCTTATTTGTATTTTAATTCTAGTAAATTTTAAGTTACAAAACCACTGTAAATGTTTTAAGTATAGAAtccctttttatttctttcaaatgGCAAAGTgaataaaatgcaaactaatctgaCAGAGCCTGTATTCATtacagaaggcgtgtgtccgtggctaagcacatacaaccgggacaaccagcctcccgcgatgcattagcacccacACAAGCCTGGTTCCTCTGGACGAGTGGgcatactagaccccttagccaaCAATCAAACAACGATGGCCAAACAAACGACGTGCATGCACCAATCAAAGCACCAGAAACGGTACGACACAAAGATATATCTAGCCGAAAATACTTAAGCAAAATATGTCTGGCACCAGAGACATACCAAAATACATCAAAACCGTCCAAAATGAAACTAAAATGTTACGCCCCGCAGGGCCAGAAACTAACTAAACATGGTAAAAGTCTTTCAGACTCAGAAAAAAGCTATTCTATGTCAATATGATCCAAAGCCTCAGAAGCAGCTGCCTGAGTATCGGGAGCAGGGGAATTCACCTCTTCCTCAGCACCTGGATCATCAGCAGAAACAGCACCAACTCCCACCAAGCCAGCCAGCAGATCCAGGTTCAGGCCATCAGGAAAATCGGCAGCAAGCCTCTCCTCTTCAGCTCCTAAGTCCTAAGCCGAATGCTCTCCATTCTGGAACGCCTTTATGCACATAATCTTTGTCTCCAGAGCAGCATAGGAAAGAGAGTTCACCAAAGTCTCCCCTAGTTCAGCATTCTTCTCTTTCAATTCCTGCACCTCGGAAGCCTTCTCCTCCAGAATATGAGAAACACGAGCCTCAGCATCAGAAGCACGTTTCTCAGCTTCCAAGGCACGTTTCTTAGCATCGAAGACGCCTCACAAGCATCAGACGAGCATTCTTTTCAAAGACCGAGAAATCCGCCCTTCTTCAGCAGAGAAGATCGTTTCGCAAAATCGCTTCCGAGCGGCCTCCTCCTCCATCGCCGAGACTGGGACTTGTCTAAATCAGCCTGAATTTTAAGCCTGTCCTCATTAGCTGCTTTCATCTGCTTCTGAAAAGTAGCATTTTCCGCTTCTAAGAGAGGTACCTTCTCTCGCAGATACAAAGCCATCTGGAAGGACTGTCGCACCAGAACAGagcgtcaaaaaaaaaaaaaaaaaaaacttgaaccAGTCAGTGTCCGTTTACCTCAAAGGAGTGCTCAGCTGCACGATCCACCAAATCATGCAAGGCTCTGCTGTGCAACGCAGACCTAGGAGCAGGAAGTAGCAGCTGATTCATTAAGCCCAGGTTACGCGCAGACTTAGCCTTGCCAAAGTCGTCTGGAAGTG
The Silene latifolia isolate original U9 population chromosome 11, ASM4854445v1, whole genome shotgun sequence genome window above contains:
- the LOC141613720 gene encoding uncharacterized protein LOC141613720, with protein sequence MRKDVMEFAKRCDACQRHAHVSHQLTEPLHQKLEEIGGKWAEELPLVLWADKTTPKVATGQTPFSLVFGAEAVIPSEVRVPTHRYGCIIEDRNQVEMANSLDTIDELRTSAQIRMASYRQTVARSYNKNIIVRTL